The following are from one region of the Arachis duranensis cultivar V14167 chromosome 10, aradu.V14167.gnm2.J7QH, whole genome shotgun sequence genome:
- the LOC107469156 gene encoding uncharacterized protein LOC107469156 isoform X1 has product MLTFSFLSQCRHLLLAAHSVYVACTNVASPTAPPPLFCDDEFAQTTSLHHNNDIDPAAPLLREKSALLLLHDEESPMSLATSSIARRGFSFVNGG; this is encoded by the exons ATGCTCAccttctcctttctctctcAATGTCGTCACTTGCTGCTTGCTGCTCACAGTGTCTATGTCGCCTGCACCAACGTTGCCTCCCCAACTGCACCTCCGCCTCTTTTCTGCGATGACGAATTCGCTCAAACCACGTCTTTGCATCACAACAATGACATTGATCCAGCTGCACCTTTGCTCCGCGAAAAATCTGCACTGCTTCTGCTCCACGATGAGGAATCTCCTATGTCGTTGGCCACCTCCTCCATTGCAA GAAGAGGCTTTTCGTTCGTCAATGGTGGTTGA
- the LOC107469156 gene encoding uncharacterized protein LOC107469156 isoform X2: MLTFSFLSQCRHLLLAAHSVYVACTNVASPTAPPPLFCDDEFAQTTSLHHNNDIDPAAPLLREKSALLLLHDEESPMSLATSSIANSSPMMKN, encoded by the exons ATGCTCAccttctcctttctctctcAATGTCGTCACTTGCTGCTTGCTGCTCACAGTGTCTATGTCGCCTGCACCAACGTTGCCTCCCCAACTGCACCTCCGCCTCTTTTCTGCGATGACGAATTCGCTCAAACCACGTCTTTGCATCACAACAATGACATTGATCCAGCTGCACCTTTGCTCCGCGAAAAATCTGCACTGCTTCTGCTCCACGATGAGGAATCTCCTATGTCGTTGGCCACCTCCTCCATTGCAA ATTCATCACCGATGATGAAGAATTGA
- the LOC110272395 gene encoding sufE-like protein 2, chloroplastic, producing MLSSTFMTASHTLFTQPSNDNPSLSSKHNTRKTHQQLKPPIISSSSIKIQSQTHPILTAPSLPVTSSSSPSSITVKLNRLASEFNTLTEPIERVKRLLHYASLLPPFENSDRVPENRISGCTTQVWIVSAMDNDGKMWFRADSDSEISKGFCWCLVSAFNGTYPVEVLHVTEKDLCHMDLLGSGLKAQSRINTWHNLFLGMQKATKDLLFRTELDKGGCMYPIRGIQFERVGLSAE from the coding sequence atgctCTCTTCAACGTTTATGACCGCATCTCACACCTTATTCACTCAACCATCAAATGATAATCCCTCTCTTTCCTCAAAACATAACACCAGAAAAACACATCAACAACTCAAACcaccaatcatatcttcctcctcaataaaaattcaaagtcAAACCCACCCCATCCTAACGGCGCCGTCACTACCGGTAACCTCATCATCCTCGCCGTCTTCCATCACCGTCAAACTTAACCGTCTGGCCTCGGAATTCAACACGCTAACAGAACCCATAGAACGCGTGAAGAGACTTCTACATTACGCATCACTGCTTCCACCATTCGAAAATTCGGATCGGGTTCCAGAGAACCGGATTTCGGGCTGCACAACGCAGGTGTGGATTGTTTCTGCCATGGACAACGATGGCAAGATGTGGTTTCGTGCTGACAGTGACTCTGAGATTTCGAAGGGATTCTGTTGGTGTCTCGTGTCGGCCTTCAATGGGACGTATCCCGTGGAAGTGTTGCATGTTACCGAGAAAGATTTGTGCCACATGGATCTCTTGGGATCGGGTCTCAAAGCCCAGTCGAGGATAAACACGTGGCATAATCTCTTTCTCGGAATGCAGAAGGCCACTAAAGATTTGTTATTTAGGACAGAATTGGATAAAGGTGGTTGTATGTATCCTATCCGTGGAATCCAATTTGAGAGGGTAGGATTGAGTGCGGAATAA
- the LOC107469078 gene encoding serine/threonine-protein phosphatase 7 long form homolog gives MGDDLERLYRLDGVAHIAGMIKNEPQRCIRSMRRQQGMPLDECYVPYLQMAGLYHLARLNDRWYQLDKPLVSAFVERWRPETHTFHMSFGECTITLQDVAYQLGLAVDGRYVSGCLTNFHMYIEGGRPVWVWFEELLGVIPPPSQVQKFAVNCTWFQETFGECPEGADEKTVRRFARAYIMMLLGTQLFGDKSGNRIHIRWLPYAARFEEMGSYSWGSAALAWLYRCMCRVANRHVVKLAGPLQLLQSWIFWRFPRFRPAGYDMCSWPLASRWSGYSPSYSENGPRVQSTRLKIDMLQPRDVVHPEALEPRHTALWRSVTSLIYFAVVEWHQVDRILPQFGGVQPLPRPALNIDFLMSKDGRGGDRWFPSVLRH, from the exons ATGGGGGACGATCTTGAAAGGCTGTACCGGTTGGATGGGGTTGCTCATATAGCCGGGATGATCAAGAACGAG CCACAGCGATGCATCAGGAGCATGCGGCGGCAACAAGGCATGCCACTCGATGAGTGTTATGTTCCATACTTGCAGATGGCCGGCTTATACCATCTGGCTAGGCTCAACGATAGATGGTATCAGTTAGATAAGCCCCTTGTCAGCGCCTTTGTCGAGCGGTGGCGTCCTGAGACGCACACCTTCCATATGTCCTTCGGAGAGTGCACCATCACGCTTCAGGACGTGGCGTACCAGTTAGGGTTGGCAGTGGACGGGCGTTATGTCAGCGGTTGCCTTACAAATTTTCATATGTATATCGAGGGCGGACGTCCAGTTTGGGTGTGGTTCGAGGAGTTGCTTGGAGTGATTCCTCCTCCGAGCCAAGTTCAGAAGTTCGCAGTTAACTGCACCTGGTTCCAGGAGACTTTCGGAGAGTGCCCCGAGGGAGCCGATGAGAAGACTGTGCGCCGATTTGCTCGTGCCTATATCATGATGTTGTTAGGCACTCAGTTGTTTGGAGACAAGTCCGGCAACCGCATTCACATCAGATGGCTTCCCTACGCTGCTAGGTTTGAGGAGATGGGTTCCTACAGTTGGGGGTCTGCTGCATTGGCTTGGTTGTACCGGTGCATGTGCCGAGTGGCAAACAGACATGTGGTGAAGTTAGCGGGCCCACTACAGCTACTTCAGTCCTGGATCTTCTGGCGCTTTCCCAGGTTTAGGCCTGCTGGGTATGACATGTGCAGCTGGCCTTTGGCATCGAG GTGGTCAGGTTACAGCCCTTCCTACAGCGAGAACGGTCCTAGAGTACAGAGCACACGACTAAAGATAGACATGTTGCAGCCCAGGGAT GTTGTGCATCCGGAGGCGTTGGAGCCTCGCCACACGGCGCTTTGGCGGTCTGTCACGTCGCTTATATACTTTGCCGTTGTAGAGTGGCATCAGGTAGATAGGATTCTACCTCAGTTTGGTGGTGTGCAGCCCCTCCCGCGTCCCGCCCTTAACATCGACTTTCTGATGTCGAAGGACGGGAGAGGCGGTGATCGTTGGTTTCCGTCTGTATTACGGCATTGA